The genomic segment TTAATACCTGACGTTTAGATTTCAGGAGTCCATGTCTCCTGTTTTGTCTGCAGGGGTTTGCCTGACCAAATGGGAGTCAGGCTACGACACCATGAAGACCCACCACAACAACGATGGATCCACTGATTTTGGCATCTTTCAGATTAATAATCGCTGGTGGTGCAATGACAAAATCATGTCTTTCAGAAATGGATGCCAAATCAATTGCAAGGGTCAGTGATGAGCCAGGTCTTGTTGTGATCTGAAGAACACCAAGGTTTAAGATTTGTTCATGCAATGAAAAGGGGTTGTTAGAACTTCGTCCAAACAAAGAACCTAAAGATCCGCATTAAAAGCAATATTACTGAGAAAATCACATCTTCTATCAGTTATTATGCAAAGGTTATACTGGTCCAGCCCACTAGAGATaaaattaaagtttttctttgtactTCACTGTTTTCCAAGCTTATACAATAAAACGTGTGTCGAAGTGGAAGGATTAATATCTTTTCTCCTATGCTGTACTTGTTTTACCTTAAACACCACATCTTAATTGCCATCATgtatttaccttttttttttaatcacagacCTTTTAAGTGATGATGTCACCGTGGCAATCAACTGCGCCAAACGTGTTGTTAAAGACCCCCAAGGCATCGCAGCCTGGTAAGAATGGATGATGTGATTCTAAAAACTGATGGTCCTGCTTTTTTCTGGGTAGACAGTCACTTGTGAAGAGATTAACTTTGTGTCTGGTTTCAGGTATGGATGGCGTAGTCACTGTCAAGGTCGTGATCTCGCACCCTATTTGGATGGATGCGGTCTTTAATCAACACACGGAAACAGGAGGGTGTCATCGGCATAATAAAATGTCCCCCATTGTCTTCTAAAACATTCAAACTGTTTCCATATTTGAGCTTATAGAAGTAAAATATACTTAGTTACTTAAACCAATAAATTCAGTTTAAATCTTGACTTTCAGTTTGTGTGGCTTATCATTTCTAAGATTAGaattatgtaattttttttgcattacaTTGTTCTCCTAACTCTTTACAATTAGGTTGTCTTATTCTAGGCTAGTATTACAGGCTGGAAAATTAGCCTTATGAAAATTTAAGTACAGTAGCTTCAGTAGCTTGAAATAATCATTTTCTATGTGACTCTCAGTCTCTCGCATTGTTGTGGAGAAATTTTGGCCCTCTCTTCTTCAcaacattgcttcagtttaTTGAGGTTTGTGGGTATTCATTTATGCACTTAAGGTCCCGCCACAGCATTTGAATCAGGTTGCTGTCTGGACTTTATCCTGGGCAGTGTAACATgttaattcttttctttttcagtcattctgttatAGACTGGGTCAAAGGAGTTCATGGTTAATTCAATGGCTGTAAGTTGCCCATGtactgtggctgcaaaacaaccCCAAATCGTTACGCCTGTATCACCGTAATTCACGCTTTGTATTAAGTGTTTGCACCGATGTGCTATGTTTAGTTTTCATCAAATGTGgtattatggccaaacatctccacatCTCATCTCTCCATCAGTCTCATAGATGATTCACATGCAGCTTGGCAAGCCTAAgttgtgctgccatgttctttttagagagaatgGGCTTTTTGCACTTTCTGACCTTGGGATGAATTTAGTGTCTTTAATGTCTACTACTGGGGATGCTACAGACCAGCAATGTGCAAAAACTTTTGCTTTgacagaggtgctcacacttgctgataaACAATTTGTGGATTTGATTATTTGGACCTTGCTGCTGCTTACTATCAAAATTCCAGTAAGAGTGCATTACCGGACAGGACTGTATTCTTAAAGAACCTTATGACTGACATGTCGCTACCATGCAAGTGTCCTTGGATTTTCCGTCAGATTCACCCccatctggtttaaaaaaactaaGATAGTGACCCCAAAAAAAGCTCAGTTTGATGGTTCAAAACCAGATTTCCCAAACCTATAGTGGAATAATTCCTTCTTTTCCATCTACAATCTGCAGATGCAGTCTTGCCGTTTCAACCAATCTGCTTTTCAAAAGTTTTTTATTGTTGCAGTAAGTCATTCAAAAGATGAATCCCTAACAAGGAAATAGCAGTTTCACAGTGCTGAAGAATAAACCCAGAGTATTTTAAACATGTGACAGCCAGTTAGCATGTATTGAAAACCACATTGGCTTCACTCATTTCAGAAATGCTTGGTTAACAAATACACATGACACTGAATTTATCATGTTGTTTATGTCAAAGTTGTGTAGCTGAAGGAGATTTGGGCACCTTGAGAACACTAGTGTTGTGATTGGGCACTatgcaaacaaaactgaattgaactgaattggaatggatggataattaaaaaacataataGGCCAAAAgacttttgaattttttttaatgcactctgctgctgctcatttGCTTTCCCGTAAAGTACACTTAGGCTTTGTGTGTTGTGATGGAAACAATCAGATgtgacatccagaaataaccagAACAAATGACGACtgcacaaacacgcacacacaagctTGTGTTTGTATTGATATAATGGATTctctaacccctaaccctataTCCTTAAAGCCGCTCTCATGAATATTCATACATTTAAAAACGCAAACAATTAATTTGTGTACGTGAAAGGGGTCGCTTGTGGTGACAAATACCCTGATAATTATGCTCTGCAGCTCTCCTCAGTGCTGGagcctttttcttctgcttgttattaatttgatctttttgttgctttaattccaGAGGAAACAGCTGGTTAAAGTCTGAAAATGCTGATGAACCCACTGCACGCTCATAGATTCAGTTTTATGTTCAGATTcatgaaagctgcagcttctctcctgtTTATCTTCACACTTCTGACTGTTAACATGCAAGAGGAGGGTGACATTTGAAAAACAGGACTCAATCAAGTACTTTTATCCACAAATGGtgcagaatgttttttttttttccatccatccatccatgcatcttcttccacttatctggggccgggtcgcgggAGCAGCAGCTTAAGCAGGGAAGCCCAGACTTCTCTCTCCCCAGCCActtcctccagcttgtctgggAGAACAACAAGGTGTTCCCAGGCTGGCCGAGGggtataatctctccagcatgtcctgggtctgccccgggtcTCCTCCCATcgggacatgcctggaacacctcacccagagGCATCGttatcagatgcccgaaccacctcaactggctcctttcggtgtggaggagcagcagctcttctCTGGCCAAACTCCTCGCCCTTTGGAGGAAGCCCATATCCGCCACTTGTATCgacgatctcgttctttcggtcactacccacagctcttGACcacaggtgagggtagggacgtagattgaccaataaattgagagctttgcttatacactcagctctctcttcaacACGATGGACCGGTatagcgtccgcatcactgcagctgcagcatcaatccatctgtcgatctcccgtCACTCGTaaacaagaccctgagatagTTGAACttctccacttggggcaggaactcgtccctgactcggagtgggcactccacccttttacggctgaggaccatggcctcagatttggaagTGCTAATTCTCATTCCCAtcgcttcacactcggctgcaaaCTGCTCCAGTGCAAgccatcacctgatgaagccaacagaaccacaacATCCACAAAAAGATGAGACGAGATTCTGAGACAACCTAAGTGAAAGCCTTCTGCCACTTGgctacgcctagaaattctgttcATAAAAAT from the Oreochromis niloticus isolate F11D_XX linkage group LG7, O_niloticus_UMD_NMBU, whole genome shotgun sequence genome contains:
- the LOC100710648 gene encoding lysozyme C encodes the protein MNPPLLAICFYVTHAQVLLSEPRQLRLRKFSNSSGQIQTSRDTMIKSLLFLLLVAVANAKRFQRCEWAHKLKDSGMDGYRNISLADWVCLTKWESGYDTMKTHHNNDGSTDFGIFQINNRWWCNDKIMSFRNGCQINCKDLLSDDVTVAINCAKRVVKDPQGIAAWYGWRSHCQGRDLAPYLDGCGL